CCCCATGTTTATTGGTGGCTTCTTGGGATTTATCTTGGATAACACTATTCCAGGTCAGTTAAACCCCTGATGAAGCAATATCACACTCATCCCGGTGCAGTTATACTGAGTAGATCACAGCCTGATCGCAGATATTCAGTGACCGCACTAGTGCACATGTGCGATATCACATTTATACCACAGGTCTATAAACAAGAACTTAATATCAAGTAAATGAGATACAGTTCAATGTtctgtttggtttggtttttgcTCCGTTAGTGGAATTAGAACTCGaaaaagccacgcccactttatAGCCAGTTAGCAAGCTCGCCTCACCTCGCATCGATTTATATATTCACATAAAAATGCGCTTTCGGGTAATACTTTCTTCCTTTTCGTCTTCACCTGATGAGTGTTAATTTATCACTTGCTCTgtctgctgatgatgtcactgatcCTGAATTATATCCCAccgaccctgcgctctgaccccaatcctccaaggatgggatatgtgaaggaagaatttcactgtgccgtaatgtatatgtgacaataaaggCTATAAaataacttaacttaacttaacttaacttaacttaacttaacttaacttaacttaacttaacttaacttaacttaacttaacttaacttaacatGGTGAACACAGACAGAAGCCACTCTTGGAACGTcgcttccgaccaatcagattagtgtCTCCTGAACTAACTGTTATTACATAACTTGAGTAATATGGTGTAGCGGCAGCACATTGTgaagttttattcctctgtgtCATCTTATGGGACATACTGTGACATTTGTTTATGAAATAACATCATCGTACTTATTCTTTAGTTTTACCGTAGCTACATTTGATGTCCACACTTATGTTACAGcgccacaaacactcacttccTGAAAACGTGggaaaagttacagctttatctcGGACtgctacaaagcactgacactggagactccttcagtAAACGTTCCAAAATTGTCTCCTAACAGGCCGACTATTACTGTGATGTCACAAGTCCACATTAATgcgctgttgctatggaaacaggAATGCATTAATATATAGAACAAGCgcattaaattaatataaacgtgtaaaataagacaaaaacaaagtatGAAACCACAGCTATATTATACCAAAATAAACGGAGAGCAGGGGATGTTTCGTTGATGTTGGGATCCAGAAATCAGTCGATCTTTGATTTGTTTACAGGAACGGATGAGGAACGAGGGATCAAGCGTTGGAGGGAAAGTGTTGATAGCAGGACTTCAGCGATCTTCAGCAATCAGTCCTGTTACGATCTCCCTTTCTGCACCAACTTCCATCATAAATTCAGGTTCCTCCAAAACCTTCCGTTCCTCCCATCCATTAAATCACTGGACCCTCTGGGAACACGCCTATAAAGCCTTCAGCCAGTTTAAAAGAATGTATAAATCATGGTAAATCATAGCCTACTGGACACAATTAATAATTTACTGTGAGGTGGGATTGTTCTCACACGCTTTGTTTACCAGGCTGTTTGTACAGACGTTTCCTGTAACCACTAAATGTAAAGcattaaatgcacattaattAGAAAGGAGCTGTGGTGTGAATGCATGGGTGCAGTTCAAGCACTTGAACTGTTTTTtagagcagaaaaaaataatgggaacttgcaaaataaatataaacataaagtcTTATGGATCCATAAGTCTGGGTGAAGAAAAGTTTATTTTGATGGCGTGTTTCTCCAGCTCCGAATCTGGCACCAATCTCTAATATATTACTGAAAAACTTTGAAGAAACTTCTTGACCCGTTACGGTCAAAAGTTTGGCCGGATCGCTAATATCCCCGCTAAACACTATGTGTGTTAACGACTAACAGTTTTTCCTTGGAACATACACAGATGGAATTCTGTGTTCGGCTGCCAGAAGCATTTTGGAAAAATCTCATGTATAATACGAGAAGCATGAATACATTTAATATAAGAGTCAgaggaaagaataaaacacGCAACGTTGTGCTGTTCGAGGAAAGTAATCAACTCCTCGATGCTGTGGTGCGATGAAGCGGACTGTAGTTACTCTCTCCACAAAGCTGATtgcagtggaacctcggcacaTGAAAGCCCTCCCTTAAGCCAAACGAAgcaagtttacgaattttatgaattttttttcagtcagtgaaacctgtttggaaagagtcaacccacgataccaacgttgcctttggtatacgttcaaaagctaggtgatttttcgggcgtttttttgttgatagatatggtggcgtgggtggtctgttctatttttagcccaagcttggtggtacgacttcctgtgaggagccttgacatggaatgctcgGCTTGGGTCAGTtatttgtaagcagccatacagtttccatacgccttgtattggtcatattggtcatatttttggggggctggaacggattatctgcatttacattatgtcttatgggaaaattaatttctcaatacaaattttcaccttaagaactcacctccagaacaaattaaattcgcataccgaggttccactgtagtttCCTCTAACTGGACatcctgatgtgttttattcttctcctATGACagaaaatatcattttttttatttattaacaaacgACAAATCATAGTTTtctatttatccatttacagctACACCTAAGCTGTTCTTTCAGCTTctcatttttttcatcactctgatagagaagaaaaacatgcagcttgttaTTGTTTCATGTCACAGCTTTATCTCagactctgacactggagactccttccataaacgtaaCATAAACCTCTCCTCGCAGAAGACATCCGCCGGGTGTGACGTGTTACTGTAGAAACGTTAACAGAGCCAtacaaacctgtgatttgctgCTGTCAGAATTGCTATTAAAGggcattaaagctgcagtggttgatttttttcatctttatgTGTACAAATAAACAGGAAGATATGTAGAATGTAAAATGTGTATTAAGCTGCTGAGGAAACTGGTTTGGAaaactttgaaaaaaaattgaTCCGGaattcttgtttgtgtttggatgCACCGTTTATCAGTCATTTATATAGACAATATACTGTACAGGGTGGAGGCCAGGGGGCGGAGCTCATTCAAATGTTCAACCCAGCTAACTTTTACAATTAATCaatgaacagacaaacatacatacaaacaaacaaacaagtgaatgaatgaattaatgattgaacaaataaataacatacaAACAACtacatgaatggatggataatggatggatggatggatggatggatggatggatggatggatgaatggatggatggatgactgaatgaaatggatggatggatggatggatggatgaatggatgaatggatggatgactgaatgaaatggatggatggatgaatggatgatcTTACTGACTCATCTTACAGATTTTACCTCATTTTACTTTAAtgaaccttctgaccaatcaggattgagaatttaacagcgctgtggtataaatatttttaatacactACATATAATCTACATTCTTTCTATAtttacagctttaaaaaaacTGATTCAGTTTGTTAATAATCttttcattatataatattctgtctttgttgttgttgttttaagcCCTTATCTAGTTTTACTCACTATTTATGGTCTTGTTAACAtccaaaaaaggaaaataaaccaATCCCAGAactatttatgatttattatatttattattctgtataCTTGCAAATATgccaaagaattaaaaaaaaaaaagaagaagaagaagaacaaatcTTTCACCAACCCTACCTTAAGACatgttatttgtgttatttgtcTCTTTCTCGCTTCCCTTTAGGGAGAAGTTAAATACTGTTTAACTAGAATGGGTTGGATATCCTCAAGAGAACCTGAGGAATTTTTCGCATCAGGGATCAACAGATGCACACAACTTGCATCCTGCTATATTTATCAAATCCAGAATGATTTTCCTTGCCATGATCAACGTTATATCCAAACTGAAATGCATCGCTGATGACAGTGTATGAGGAGACGCTCGTGATTAAATTCACGGAGTTTAGATGGTGGTGTTTAATGAGCAAAACCTGCACTAAACGCTAAAACCAGATCGGGTTTTCAACACTCTGTATTAAAGATCAAGGACTTGGTTCACCGTAAAACTGCCGGGTTCTAAAGTTTGAGTAAGAAATAGATCAAAGATTTGTTCACAACTTCTGCAGCAAAATCGCTACATGTAAGCGGAAAAGTCTGATCTGGGTCATGCTAGATGATTGCAGCGCATATTTGTGTAACATTTGATGCTAAAAAAACTCTAAGGCAATCTTGAGGAGGTGTAGGATGTGCTGTGAACCCGAGACTTCCTGAAGGAGGTGCTGTGAACCCGAGACTTCCTGTAGGAGGGGCTGTGAACCCAAGACATCCTGAAGGAGGTGCTGTGAACCCGAGACTTCCTGTAAGAGGGGCTGTGAACCCAAGACATCCTGAAGGAGGTGCTGTGAACCCGAGACTTCCTGTAAGAGGGGCTGTGAACCCAAGACATCCTGAAGGAGGTGCTGTGAACCCGAGACTTCCTGTAAGAGGGGCTGTGAACCCAAGACATCCTGAAGGAGGTGCTGTGAACCCGAGACTTCCTGTATGAGGGGCTGTGAACCAGAGACATCCTGAAGGAGGTGCTATGAACCTGAGACTTCCTGTAGGAGGTGCTATGAACCTGAGACTTCCTGTAAGAGGGGCTGTGAACCAGAGACATCCTGTAGAAGGTGCTGTGAACCCGAGACTTCCTGTATGAGGGGCTGTGAACCAGAGACATCCTGAAGGAGGTGCTATGAACCTGAGACTTCCTGTAGGAGGTGCTATGAACCTGAGACTTCCTGTAGGAGGTGCTATGAACCTGAGACTTCCTGTAGGAGGTGCTGTGAACATCAGACTTCCTGTAGGATGTGCTGTGAACCCGAGACTTCCTGTAAGAGGGGCTGTGAACCAGAGACATCCTGAAGGAGGTGCTGTGAACCCGAGACTTCCTGTATGAGGGGCTGTGAACCAGAGACATCCTGAAGGAGGTGCTATGAACCTGAGACTTCCTGTAGGAGGTGCTATGAACCTGAGACTTCCTGTATGAGGGGCTGTGAACCAGAGACATCCTGAAGGAGGTGCTGTGAACCCGAGACTTCCTGTATGAGGGGCTGTGAACCAGAGACATCCTGAAGGAGGTGCTATGAACCTGAGACTTCCTGTAGGAGGTGCTATGAACCTGAGACTTCCTGTAGGAGGTGCTGTGAACATCAGACTTCCTGTAGGATGTGCTGTGAACCCGAGACTTCCTGTAGGAGGGGCTGTGAACCCGAGACATCCCGATGGAGGTTCTGTGAACCCGAGACTTCCTGTAGGAGGGGCTGTGAACCCAAGACATCCTGAAGGAGGTGCTATGAACCCGAGACTTCCTGTAGGAGGGGCTGTGAACCCGAGACATCCTGAAGGAGGTGCTATGAACCTGAGACTTCCTGTAGGATGGGGTTGTGAACCAGAGACATCCTGTAGAAGGTGCTGTGAACCTGAGACTTCCTGTATGAGGGGCTGTGAACCAGAGACATCCTGAAGGAGATGCTATGAACCTGAGACTTCCTGTAGGATGGGGCTGTGAACCAGAGACATCCTGTAGAAGGTGCTGTGAACCTGAGACTTCCTGTAGGATGGGGCTGTGAACCAGAGACATCCTGTAGAAGGTGCTGTGAACCTGAGACTTCCTGTATGAGGGGCTGTGAACCAGAGACATCCTGAAGGAGATGCTATGAACCTGAGACTTCCTGTAGGAGGTGCTATGAACCTGAGACTTCCTGTAGGAGGTGCTGTGAACATCAGACTTCCTGTAGGAGGGGCTGTGAACCCGAGACATCCCGAAGGAGGTGCTATGAACCCGAGACTTCCTGTAGGAGGGGCTGTGAACCCAAGACATCCTGAAGGAGGTGCTATGAACCCGAGACTTCCTGTAGGAGGTGCTGTGAACCCGAGACTTCCTGAAGGAGGGGCTATGAACCTGAGACTTCCTGTAGGATGGGGTTGTGAACCAGAGACATCCTGTAGAAGGTGCTGTGAACCTGAGACTTCCTGTATGAGGGGCTGTGAACCAGAGACATCCTGAAGGAGGTGCTATGAACCTGAGACTTCCTGTAGGAGGTGCTATGAACCCGAGACTTCCTGTATGAGGGGCTGTGAACCAGAGACATCCTGTAGAAGGTGCTGTGAACCTGAGATTTCCTGTAGGATGGGGTTGTGAACCAGAGACATCCTGAAGGAGGTGCTATGAACCTGAGACTTCCTGTATGAGGGGCTGTGAACCAGAGACATCCTGAAGAAGGTGCTATGAACCTGAGACTTCCTGTATGAGGGGCTGTGAACCAGAGACATCCTGAAGGAGGTGCTATGAACCTGAGACTTCCTGTATGAGGGGCTGTGAACCAGAGACATCCTGAAGGAGGTGCTATGAACCTGAGACTTCCTGTATGAGGGGCTGTGAACCAGAGACATCCTGAAGGAGGTGCTATGAACCTGAGACTTCCTGTAGGATGGGGTTGTGAACCAGAGACATCCTGAAGGAGGTGCTGTGAACCTGAGACTTCCTGTATGAGGGGCTGTGAACCAGAGACATCCTGTATGAGGGGCTGTGAACCTGAGACTTCCTGTATGAGGGGCTGTGATCCAGAGACATCCTGTATGAGGGGCTGTGAACCAGAGACATCCTGTATGAGGGGCTGTGAACCAGAGACATCCTGTATGAGGGGCTGTGAACCAGAGACATCCTGAAGGAGGTGCTATGAACCTGAGACTTCCTGTAGGAGGTGCTATGAACCTGAGACTTCCTGTAGGAGGAGCTGTGAACATCACACTTCCTGTAGGATGTGCTGTGAACCCGAGACTTCCTGCAGGAGGGGCTGTGAACCCGAGACATCCCGAAGGAGGTGCTATGAACCCGAGACTTCCTGTAGGAGGGGCTGTGAACCCAAGACATCCTGAAGGAGGTGCTATGAACCCGAGACTTCCTGTAGGAGGTGCTGTGAACCCGAGACTTCCTGAAGGAGGGGTTGTGAACCCGAGACATCCTGAAGGAGGTGCTATGAACCAGATACATCCTGTAGGAGGTGCTATGAACCTGAGAGTTCCTGTAGGAGGTGCTGTGAACCCGAGACTTCCTGTAGGAGGAGCTGTGAACCCGAGACTTCCTGTAGGAGGTGCTATGAACCCGAGACTTCCTGTAGGAGGTGCTATGAACCTGACAGTTCCTGTAGGAGGTGCTGTGAACCCGAGACTTCCTGTAGGAGGTGCTGTGAACCCGAGACTTCCTGTAGGAGGTGCTGTGAATCCGAGACTTCCTGTAGGAGGTGCTGTGAATCCGAGACTTCCTGTAGGAGGTGCTGTGAATCCGAGACTTCCTGTAGGAGGTGCTGTGAATCCGAGACTTCCTGTAGGAGGTGCTGTGAATCCGAGACTTCCTGTAGGAGGTGCTGTGAATCCGAGACTTCCTGTAGGAGGAGCTGTGAATCCGAGACTTCCTGTAGGAGGAGCTGTGCACATGAGATGTAAGAGAGCaacagaaatgtgtttttttattgttttacagTTTTGACTGAAGTACTCGAGATCGAAGGTGTCCTGTTCAACGTCTCCTTCAtttctttaaacacaaacacacacattctggtTTCTAAATTCatttcagaaaaataataaatctaacaTCCATGACAGTCTTCATGTAGCACAGAGTGTACCCATACTCCAACTTTTAACAATTAGATTACGAAATTCTCCTACAGCTACGAAGCCATGTGCAAAAAATAATCCTAATCTTAATCTAGTTTACTGactgtttaaaagaaatgatATTATCAGGAAGGTTAAACTGAGGGGAAGAGACGCTCTCGCCTGTTCTGTTTTTCCCAAAGCAATAGCGAACAGACAGatgtgacagacagacaaacagacagacaggcaaatgtgacagatagacagatgtgacagacagacagacagacagacagacaggtagatgtgacaaatagacagacttgacagatagatagacagacagatgtgatagacagacagacagatgtgacaaatagattgacagacagacagatgtaacagatagacagacagacagatgtgatagacagacaaacgtgacatgtgatagatagatagatagatagatagatagatagatagatagatagatagatagatagatagatagatagatagatagacgtgACAGACAGACTAGATAGATGTGACAGACAGACGTGACAGAGGCatgacagacaaacatacagatGTGACAGACAgactaacagacagacagacaggcatgacagataaacagacagacgtgacagataaatagacagatagacatgacagatagacacagacacacatggtagataaacagacaaacgTGACAtgtgatagagagacagacagacagacagttgtgATAGACatgacagatagacaaacagatagcTAAACATACAGACGTGACAGACAGACGTGACAGAGGcatgacagacaaacaaacagacgtgacagacagactgacagatgtGACAGACATGACAAACagacatctttctttctttctttctttcttttctttctttcttttgcttgaAAGCTTTCGTGACTAAAATCAGGGCATTAAACCACAGGCAACTCATTTCACTGAACCACATTAGAGGCCTGGATGCCTCGGTggcatgattttttattttttttcagtctattTTGGAGGAATTTCAGACGCTCTCATTCGAGGATCTGGAGCTTGCTTGGTCTTCTGAAAGGTCGAGTCTTAACACAAGCATAAAAATCcttatttttttatctatttggtTACTTGGCACTGTTTTCACAATTAAGGGTCTGATTTATGGTTTGTAAATTGGATTAACTGGTTGAAAGCTCATTAATTCTTTATTCCAtcaccagattttttttttttttgctttacccTTTAGGTTTAAAAGATATTTACAAGTAGAGCCAAAGTACAGTGTAAACAATTTAGAAGTGAAGGGCATGAATCAGCCTTTCCTtatgaagggggaaaaaaccgaATGGAATGTGCTGGAAAAATGCAGATCCATAATTCTTGCAATATTTTTacatacttttttatattttacagacatatttatacattttttcattttaatacattaaaatataatttcaaATATAttccaaaatataaaataaatatataatatataaatataaataaatatatattttatatacatatttttttctcatcatTGATTTGGATCAATACTTACAGCTTCAAATGAAATACATGCAAATACATGTGTAAAATAATCCTAAAATTAATTTTGCACTTTAATAATCCTTGCacctgttttagaaaaataacttcataaaaaaaatcattgaatATTTTACAAGCCAAAATTGACTACAAAAGAGATCTCTGCACTTCCCCGGCGAGGACAAAGTTCTTCAGTTGTTCAGTCCACAGTGTCGTATTATCTCACGATGATCGGATGCCTGTGGAGTCTGACTGTCTTcatgttgtgttcatgttcatcATATAAAATGTCAATTGGAGAAATATTTTGATTGGAATTAAATTaatagcaatttttttttatttcatatcacTTTTCAGGACAGCTCAGATTTATCTCCTTACATGCAGTACATGCCTTTGTGTTTCTTCAGACGTTATGTTAGAAACTTCCAGAAACACGTGCTGAGAAATATTCACCCCTGTGAAATAGGAACAGGAAGTGCAACAGGAAGTTCAACTGAAATTCTCCACATTTTCTGACGAttagaagacgaagaagaataGTAAGTTgtcaggatttttttattttattttaattcatatattaatattttaatattaaaaaaaaaacattttcagcagTGGAAGTCTTCAGAATTAGGATGAATGCTAGTCgaaaatagttttgttttgtttttttactgtataattaaGTGCAAAATGCAACAATAAACCTGAAATCAATcagaaacacatttttttccagggttttttttctttgaaaggATTCAAAACGAATCATTTCTTGGATTcgatattattttaaaatgtttaatgacAGCAAAATTGTAAAGCCACTGACATagaaaattatttcttattcaaaacattttattttgaatacATACTTTGGAGAACCGAACAAGCTGTTTTCATTTACGACTGAATTTCAGAGAGAGTTTTGAGGTAATCTGGGACCTTTAAGAAGAAAGCCTTCATGAAGGCGGTTGAGAAGATGCCAAGAGT
This genomic stretch from Hemibagrus wyckioides isolate EC202008001 linkage group LG08, SWU_Hwy_1.0, whole genome shotgun sequence harbors:
- the LOC131357460 gene encoding adhesive plaque matrix protein-like, which encodes MSLVHSPSYRKSQVHSTSFRMSLVHSPSYRKSQVHSTSFRMSLVHSPSYRKSQVHSTFFRMSLVHSPSYRKSQVHSTSFRMSLVHNPILQEISGSQHLLQDVSAPHTGSLRFTAPSTGCLWFTTPSYRKSQVHSPSFRKSRVHSTSYRKSRVHSTSFRMSWVHSPSYRKSRVHSTSFGMSRVHSPSYRKSDVHSTSYRKSQVHSTSYRKSQVHSISFRMSLVHSPSYRKSQVHSTFYRMSLVHSPILQEVSGSQHLLQDVSGSQPHPTGSLRFIASPSGCLWFTAPHTGSLRFTAPSTGCLWFTTPSYRKSQVHSTSFRMSRVHSPSYRKSRVHSTSFRMSWVHSPSYRKSRVHRTSIGMSRVHSPSYRKSRVHSTSYRKSDVHSTSYRKSQVHSTSYRKSQVHSTSFRMSLVHSPSYRKSRVHSTSFRMSLVHSPSYRKSQVHSTSYRKSQVHSTSFRMSLVHSPSYRKSRVHSTSFRMSLVHSPSYRKSRVHSTSYRKSDVHSTSYRKSQVHSTSYRKSQVHSTSYRKSQVHSTSFRMSLVHSPSYRKSRVHSTFYRMSLVHSPSYRKSQVHSTSYRKSQVHSTSFRMSLVHSPSYRKSRVHSTSFRMSWVHSPSYRKSRVHSTSFRMSWVHSPSYRKSRVHSTSFRMSWVHSPSYRKSRVHSTSFRMSWVHSPSYRKSRVHSTSFRKSRVHSTSYTSSRLP